The genomic stretch AATCCTGCGAAGCACCTTAACAGGAGAACACAGGGCCCTAGGAGCTGCCTGTGCGCTCTCCCTGCGGGCCCTGGCTCGGCGCCTGAAGGACACAACACGTGCTGTCCTCCACCGGGCCAGGCTCCTGCTTCCCGCTCCCTCCCATCTCCACCCAGCTTGGCAGGGAAGGGCTCAGCAGATGCCAAAGGCAGCAGGCATTCCTTGGCCTACTCCCTTCGGCTCTGGTCACTCGGGCCCATGCCTGGCTCTCTTCTCCCATGCTCCCGGGTCACACACAGGCACCTGCCTGAGGAAatgctgggagggcagggctggccccAGAGCTTCGGGCCGCCCCAGGTCCTCCAACATGGCCAACCAGGAGTGACCACAGCCTCCGTCGTGGAAAAAGGGGGGCCTTTCTAGGCCCAAAAATACCTTTGTGAGGAAGGGCAAGAGTGTAGTGTTAGAGGCctggagggaggaaaaggggaaggaaggaaaggtggaACACACCTGGTCAGCACCTCGGGCATCAGGGAGCtcttggggaaggaggagggggcacAAAGTGTCAACTGGCAGGAGACTGAGATCCCAAGTTGAGACTCAACATCAGCGTCACGTGAAGGCCTCCACTAAGACTGGTCTCCTATAAGCTACACATTTCTAGAAGACTCTTCCTAAGGGCAAACTGCACTAGCTCCCCAGTGCTTCAAGAACTGCACAGGCATTAGCTCAGTCAGCCTCCCATAAGCCTGGGAGGGAGTGGGAAGGATGGAAAACCCCAGCCACCAGGTCAAGTTGTCGAAGCTGGTGGCCTCATTGGGATAGGAACACAAGTCTCCTAAACTTGAAGCATGTCCCAAGGCCAGTCCTCAGGACGGGAGGGGCCTCCAGAAGTCATCTGTGGCCTCGAGGCAGGGTTGCCGTCAAAGGAGACCCGATGCCTGTCTCGGAGAGCTGTTTGGACAGAAAGAAGCTTGTCTTCTCAGTGGCTTGCCGATAGACCCTGGCTGTGCACTCGTTTGGACCCCACAAAAATTTGCTACATTTTTGAAAGCACCACAGAGGAAAAGTGATTTGGCACTGGGGCCAGAAGGATGGACATGCGGGGGTGAGGGGAAGTGGTATCGAGAGTCTTTTACGTGGTCACGGTCAGTTAAAGGGCAGGTCACTTCTGCCCCACTGCCGTCCAAAGCCTCACTGAAATGCAGAGGTGGACAGCCCCTGGGCCAGAGAAGGGGGTTACTAAAAATGGACCAGCACCTGGCAATAACACAGCAAACCCTGAATGGGCCTTTGACCCCACGTCACAggcttccccacctcccctgccaaGAAATTTCTAAAAAGGGACACTTCAGGATCTTTTCCCCAGGTGGGCACCATTCTTAAGGAGAAGTCAGTCATCTGAAGTTCAAGTTCAACTCAATGCACCTGCTCACGAAAAAGGAAGTATCCTAAAAGTTCAAAGCCAGAAAGCACAGTGCTGAGGAGGCCAAGTTCATGGGTTTAGTCATTCCATGGGCCAATCAACCTCTGTAGGAGAAAACTTCAGCTCTCTGCCCCAGCCCGTACCCCCAACCACTCAGAGGCCACGGGCTCCCCAGGCAGGGTCACCAGCGTTAGTTTTCCCAGTGCTCTGATTGGGCTCAGGCCAGTGCGTAGCAGTTTTAGCACAGCCGGTACACATGTCTAGAAAGCCAAGGTCTTCAGGAGGCCAAGCACACTAGAACCAGAGCTAGCCTCCAGGATGGCCAAGTTCACACAGGCCTCTCGCTCAATCCGGCAGCTAGGCCCTTGCCCCTCATCCTTCACACACCCTGTCCTCCTTCCAGCTTGCTCTAGATATTCCTTTTAACGTGGTCAGCAGCGTGGGGGTGGGTGTTGGGGCAGGGGAGTCTCACAGATCTGATTTCCCTCAGTCCCCTGTGAATGGCCCAggttatattgttttgttttattgtgttggtcacttattcatttgttattacccttttttgtagttgttgttcAGTCCTTGTCCCCGTGCTCAAAATGTAAGCAAAGACAGAAAGCACAGGACTGTTGAGGAAAAGGGGTTGCTGAAGGGCTAGCTTCTCTCCCTCATCTCTGTGGCCTAGGCTTCCAGACAGAGACAGGTCTCCAGCCAGCTGCGTGGCCCTGGGGCCTGAGCCTATGGACATTCTGGCCACAATCAACTCAATGGGGTAATACCTTTGGCATAAGAGAAGCCAGTTCCTGATGGGAGGACAGGACGGCGGGAGCATGGGGGTTTTGGGAAGAGCGGGGTCCTTTGCCCTGGGCCTCCCCCCAGGGGCTTTAGCGAAAATGTgttccctacccccccccccccaccccctctaccTGTCTCTGACAACTGACTTCCTACAAATCCACGGTTAGGAAATTATTTGGCAACAGGAGGCTAAGGCTGTTTTGTGGTGGCAcagtctttaaaaagtaaaaaaaaaaaaaaaataataataataataataataataggagacCCCTTAAAGAGGCTTTCACTCTGGACAGGCCAGAAGTCCTACTACTTGTCCAAGCCAGGGTTGGTGGCCACTATCTCCTCATACTTTGGGGGTGGGTCGCTATAAGAGACGCTCGCCTCCTCATTGCTGCTCTCCTGGGGCGCAGTCACCTCCTCATAGGATGGGGGAGGAGTGGCACTGGACAgcctggagagagagagctcagggaGGTAGAGGGTGCTCTCCAGGCGAACCGTGGTTCTGCCCCCTCGACTGGGCCCCAGCACCACCTGTGCATTGTTCCCTGCCTCACGGTGCCCAGAGGACTCCCCCTGGCTATGGCCAGTGCCCCGGTACACCATGACCCGGGGGAGACTGTGCCCGGTGCGACTGGCCAGGTACCGGTTCTGAGCATACGACGGGTGATGACGGGTGGCTTTCTGCAGCTGGCACCTCCAGATGATGAACAGGGCAATGACAATCAGCAACGCCACCCCCAGAAGGGGCACCACCACGTACATGGCATCTGAGCTTTGTGCAGGGTCTCGGACTGAGTAGACTGCATTCGGGTACCCCTTCCAGAACTCCATCTACAAAAGAAGAAGGGCCGCTTACACTTACATGCAAGACCTCATGCCCCAGCTGGACCTCAGAGAACTTCAGCTAGTCTGGCAAGTTCAGCAGGGCCTGGGGCggctccccaccctgcccatcTGACTGGCCTCTCAGCTACCTGAGAGGCTATGGAATGCACCCAGGACAAAGGACAATGCTCCCAAGTGAAGGGGTCCCCAGAATCAGGCAGCTGGGACTCTAAGGACATGTTGTCTGTCCTTCCATGGCCTGAGACCGGGCTATCTTTCCTTCATTGCTTCTGACTGGCCTGAGATACCAGGGCCTGCTCTTGTTATTCCTGAGGCTGCCCCTGCTCCCAGAAGCCGGCCCCGGGGCAGTACGTGCCGTTTTCTCTTTGTCCTCGAACACCTCCTTGACCTCCTCGTAGCTGCAGACCTCCTCCATGCACTCTCGCTCAATGGTGCCCTGGCGCAACTCCTCCAGGAATTCATTGGCACGAGGGAACCGTTTCAGGACCGAATGGGCATTCTTGGCCTCCAGAAACACTGAGGAGAGATCTGCACTGAAGCCTGGAGTGGGCAGGGGCCCAGGGGCTCCTTTAAGCCAGACTCAGCCCAGACACAGAAGCATAACGAGGAAGGGAAGCAAGACAAAGTTGGCAGGCAAGACACCACCCCAGATACGGCGAGGCCTTTGTAAAAGGGATCGAAAGGCTGACTGTCTCTGATGCCATGACACGTCAGCTTAGAATACCACCGACCCGAGGAGACTCGGGCCTCGGGTGTTACGGAGGAAAATGGGATCTGAATGAGAGGGAAGGGCATGTTGCTGGTGACCAGTAACAAATCACCGCATATGACTCTACAAGGGCGGCATCCCTCCACCTGAATGGCCACCTGGGCCATCATCAATAGTCCGGCCCCAGACAATCTAGTACAAACCCATTCTGGCCTAGATCAGGGCATTGGGTGCATACAAATCTGAGAGTGCCTCTGGGAAAGGGGTAGCAGGATCTATGTGGAGAATCTAAGCCTTCGTAGACCGCACAGATGCTTCCTGCAAAAATGTCACTGAATGCTGGTCATATCTACTTATTCCAAAGGGAGGGACCCAGCTACGGTCCAGCCACCCAGCTACGGTATCAGCTATATGCCTCTGTAAACCTGAGCTAGTTCTCCTGTCAACCAGCCCCTTGCAGGGCCCAGGGAGGCAGGGCTTTACCAAAAAGCAGGTGCCCTGTAGTACTAGTTTCTCTCATAGTGGCCTGGGCAGGTGCACATCTACAAGGTCACCCTGGGGACAGGCAAGCTGGGAAGGACTTGAAAAGTGAgcatgcagggcacctgggtggctcagtcggttaaacatctgccttgggctcaggtcatgatcccagggtcttgggatcgagccccgcatcgggctccctgctcagaggagagcgtgcttctccctctccctctgcctgcctgtcggcctacttgtgctctctctctaactctctacgtctctgtcaaataaacaaataaaatcttaaaaaagaaaaagaaagaaaagtgaacaggCACCTTTCCTGCGAGCCCCTGGGCATGGCCCCTCACCCCTTGGCCTGGGCCCTGGCAAACTCACCTGCCATTgttcctccctcagacccagcgTCTCACTTGCCTggcaaaggagaaaagcagagtCACAATGAAATCACACCCCAAAGCCTACAGGGCACCTTCTTGGCCCTGGGATGTGACTCCCACCCCCGCTGGCCTGGTCAAAGGTCAAAGGAGCACCTCATGAGGCAGGTCACCCCCTGTGCCACTCACAGCTTCCCATCCTTCCCCAGGCTCTCTTCCCAGAGCTCCCCAAGGCCCAGCAGAGCCCAAAGCTAACCTTCCAGCTCTTTGCCCCATGAACAGATTCAGAGAGCATAGAACACCTAAAGGTTgacttaattcttaaaaaaaaaaagggggggggaacccATCCTACAAGCCAAGGTTCCTCCTTCCTCACTTCCCTCGACAGATCTTTGCACTGTTGAGTCAGAAAGGacctcagagagacagagaattaCGTGAGGTCAAGCACATCAACAGTGACAGGGACAGGACCCAATTTTTGGAACTCAGTTTGCTCACAATGGCAAGTCCCAGATACCTCTAATGACAAGCATGTTCCTTGAAATCGGGCAGCACACGTTGAAGAAGCAGGTACTGGCCAAGCTTAACGCGGGGAACAACAGCCATCTCAGAAGTCTCAGCCCaaacccaggtgccccgctgtTGCTCTGCACCGGACAAGGCACTGAGGATCTTCTGAAACTGAGACGCTAACTCAATGCAAGTGTTGCCTCTCATGTGAGCTATTGTCCAAAAGCCTTGCTCCTGCTCAGGAATCATCCTGCCACTATGTAAACCGTGGCCACAGCACAGTGCGCTCCGCACCACACACTCCCACTCACACACATATTCCAGAGCTCTGCCCAAGCTGTCCACATCTGGGAGCAATCACcccgctgcccccctccccaagcagAAGCTCTGGTTTTATGACTTAACTGGATGCAAGACACCTGAACGGTGTAACCCGTCGTGCCACCCTTTTTGCCTAGGCTGCCAGGAAGTTCAGTGTTAACAGTGACCATCAAGCCCAGCTGTTGAGCACATATGCTTCTCCCGTGCAGCGTGGCATACGCTTTTCTATTTATGTGTTCAGACCTCATGTATGtttcaaatataccttctaaTCCTTTCGGCAAACAGGTAGGctataaatcataaataaaattaaagctaaaggaaaaacagcaaatCTAACATCCATCTATGGAAACACCATGTCAAGGGGGATTTTCTCTCTTGAACCCCACAATGATCCCACCCCAAATTATCAGTGAGTGAATGTGTCAACAGATGGGTCTACCATTGTAAGAAAAGTTGGCCCTTGATGTTTTAAGAGTGAAGATGGACTTTTTATCTCAAAATTCTGCTTCATTACTGATCTCTGggtttcggggggggggggcatgccaGTCACATGGTGATGGTGTGGGTGTGGCATGCCTAACAGCAAGGGTTTTCATTGAATTAAAAACGGAGCTGTTGTGTCAGGGtttgaaaagaatgagtaaaGGCTGTACTAATAAGTGAAGACAGAAAAACATACATTTCATTGCCTATCAAAGAGAACTGCCGTgtgatttttgttcatttttatgtggaaaaatTACGTAACAGCTTACATATAGCCACCTCTTGTCCCAAACACACCTGACTTTGATGCATGCATATCCACACAGATCATAGCCACGAATGCGTGCTCTCCTGACACTTGCCAAAGTTATTAGTTCATTTTTAAGCTGCAAACAAGCCAGGAACGCCCCCCAAACAGCTCACGGGGCATGACCTACTCCATTAATAATTCTGTAGCCACCATCACTGCTgctgcctcccccaccttccccaaaaTTTAGCGCCTGCTTCTTCCCCTATAAATACACCATCAATAGGGCGTTGCTATGGCAACAGCGAGGAAGCGTGAGGGCTCCACGACAGAGAATGCTGCTGCAGTCACGCATGTACATGTCCCTCCTACCCCTGGTGGATACTGTAAGGCTGATTGTAGGCCGAAGGAATTTTTAACCCACTCCCCCCAAGAACACAGCTGAATCCTGAAGGCCtggaaaggaaggcaggcagggacggGCCACCACAAAGATCTTCCTTAAGACCCCAGCCTAGGCTGAAGCTTCCAAATCACAGCACTCTGAAACATCGCTCCCAAAGTCCCTCGCATGGGGACAGGAGGCCATCAGAGCACCGGGTGTCCCAAGACGTAGCCTCCAAACCACTTCTCCAAATCCTAGCCCTTTTCATTCCCCTCACTCAGAACTGGTCGCCAGGAAAGACTTCTGTGATCGCCAAAGCGCATGACTCATGAACCTACCCAGTGACATGGAACTCCCAAATTATGCTCAAACTCTGGGCCCTCCTTGTCTCCTTCCACTCATGCCAGCCCTTAAAGTGCTCGCCCTTGCCCACCGTCGCCCTCCAGCTGCGCCCTGCCCAGGAACTCCAGCTTCTGGCCCAGCCACGCTCTTCTCCTGGGTCTGCTCAAGACCCCCAACGCCTTGGCCCGGCCGGGCCGTCCCCCAATAATGCCCCGCGCCCGGTTCAGGGGCCCTGGACACCAAACCATGCCCTCGGGGCTGGGGCACCCAACCCAAACGGCCTCACCGTTCTTTGGGCCCGGGAGGCGGCCGCCCTGTTTGCGCACGCAGCCCGCCACCTCGCTGCGGCGCCTCTTCCAGCAGGGCCCCTGTCCCCGCCCACCTGCTCCCCGTCGGCCAAGCCCCCGGCCCAGCCCAGccgtctcctccctccctccctccccgcccgccGCCCTCCGGCCGCCACGGGGGCCCCCGTAACCCGCCCGGCCAAGGCCAGGGCCGAGGTGCGCCTGGAGCTCCCGCCCCTCGCAGCCGGGCGCCCGGGCCCTGCCCGTTACCTCGgcacccccctgcccctgctctcctcTGGGGACTCCGCCGCTGCCCGCCCCCCACGCCCTGCTGCGCCAGGTCTGGCCTCGCGCCCCGCGCCTTGCGCGCCACCCTCGAGCGCCACGACCACCGTGCCCTGATCGCCAGGCCGCGATCGTCGCGCCCCACCGCGCGCCGGGCCGCCGGGCCGAGGACAGGAGAGGGCTGGGGGCGAGGAGAGCGGgccgagggggagggagggcaggccgGCAAGCTGGGCCGGAGGGGCGGCGGCGCGCACCGAGCACCGCGCGCCCGCGCCCCACTCCGCCGGCgccgcccctgcccccgcccgTGCTgccagggggcggggcctggccgGCGGGCCCGGGCACGCCAAGTACCCCCAGCCAAAGGCGCGGGCCCCGTCGTGCCTCCGGGCACTGGCCCTCGGAAGCCCGGGCGCCAAGGCGGGCTGGGGCGGCCGCGCCCAAGGCCCACACGCCAGGGGCCCCGCGCagcgcaccccccgccccccaccaactGTCCCCGATCCAGGCTCACCTGTCATTGTGGCCAGCCCGCCCCCGAGTGCCAGCCGAGAAAAGAAGGGGCTCGGGCCAGCAGCCTGGGCCCACCTCGCCGGGCTCCAGCCGGCCCGTAGAAGGGCTGGGTTGAGGCTGCGTTCCGCCAATGACTGGGTGACCTTGGCTTCTTCACTtacctcctccccccgcccccaccctgccccaggacGACAGGCTTCTCTCCTGTCAAATCTGGTAAATGGGGAGAATCCTGCCTCCCTCGCGGGGCTGCAgcgaaataaaagaggaaatgggCTTGGGAAACTCTTAAGGCgcagaaagggaagaggaagggagcgcgggggtggggagtggggcagggaggggtctcAGGAGGCCCCGCTGTGGGAGGTTCAGCATGACAGGACCAGACGCTGGTAGATGACACTAGTCCAAAGAGAACCACGCGACGAGGTGGACTGCTAAGGGAAGGCAGGACCGTTCTGGGGGAGCTCAGGATCTGGGTCTGCCAAATCCTCAGAGGAGGCGTCCAGTGCACCCTGCTGGGTTTTCAGggttctttttgttctctgaaccTCTGGAGCCCACCTTGCAACTGAAGTGGGCGCCTTTCCCACCCTTTTCCCCATTTTGATGTTTTGGGCAGGATGATCCTGAGAAGGCATACCCGGaactacccccacccccattcggGGCAGAGAAACACCAACTGCCCTGCCGCCAGGGTCGTGGAAAATAGAGGGGGAAGGCCTCCATCACCTAGGGCCTCTTCCAGTCCAGCTCCCAGAGCTGagcagcccctctgcccctctctgtccctgaccttctctctcctccctcttccccctctctggGTGCTTTGCCCTCCACCCCTGCCACCTGTTCTCAGAGTCTTCCCCTGGCTTGCTTGTCCTTGCAGGGCTGCAGGAGCCCTCTTTGCCCAGGACAGCCCCTCTGTGCCCTCCTCGAGGAGGATCTTGATCTGAACTGCCTCTGGTCTGCACCAGGATGGGAAAGGCTTGGCCACTGGCTTATCCGCCTTG from Neomonachus schauinslandi chromosome X, ASM220157v2, whole genome shotgun sequence encodes the following:
- the PRRG3 gene encoding transmembrane gamma-carboxyglutamic acid protein 3 — protein: MEEVCSYEEVKEVFEDKEKTMEFWKGYPNAVYSVRDPAQSSDAMYVVVPLLGVALLIVIALFIIWRCQLQKATRHHPSYAQNRYLASRTGHSLPRVMVYRGTGHSQGESSGHREAGNNAQVVLGPSRGGRTTVRLESTLYLPELSLSRLSSATPPPSYEEVTAPQESSNEEASVSYSDPPPKYEEIVATNPGLDK